One Triticum dicoccoides isolate Atlit2015 ecotype Zavitan chromosome 4B, WEW_v2.0, whole genome shotgun sequence genomic window carries:
- the LOC119294888 gene encoding phosphatidylinositol transfer protein PDR17-like isoform X1, translated as MFWRKQASHFDLDDVEQRQAKIKELRAALGPLSTRGEKYCSEACLVRYLKARNWNVDNSRKMLEESLKWRAARRPEDIRWPDVSVEAETGKMYRAPFTDREGRTVIVMRPAKQNTSSHEGQLQYLTYTLENAVLNLPQGQDKMVWLIDFTGWTLAHRSPFKTSRESMTTVQSHYPERLSAAFMFNPPKIFEASFKVLKVLIDPKSAQKLNFVYKENEESMKTMYNHIDPEVLPVEFGGKNNVVYNHEDYSKLMTKDDIKTASFWGADSNHATNGHSVPAVKSQSSLTVAKAS; from the exons ATGTTTTGGAGAAAGCAAGCTTCTCATTTTGATTTAGATGATGTTGAGCAAAGACAAGCAAAG ATCAAGGAACTGAGAGCTGCACTTGGGCCTTTGTCCACCCGTGGAGAGAAATATTGCAGTGAAGCATGCTTGGTAAGATATCTCAAGGCCCGCAACTGGAATGTTGACAATTCTAGAAAAATGCTGGAAGAAAGTCTCAAGTGGAGGGCAGCCAGGAGGCCTGAGGATATTCGCTGG CCGGATGTTTCTGTTGAAGCAGAAACAGGTAAAATGTACAGGGCACCTTTTACAGACAGAGAGGGGAGAACCGTGATTGTAATGAGACCTGCAAAGCAG AATACATCATCTCACGAAGGGCAGTTGCAGTATCTTACATATACCTTGGAGAATGCAGTCCTCAACCTGCCTCAAGGTCAAGACAAAATGGTGTGGTTGATAGACTTCACAGGATGGACACTGGCCCATAGAAGTCCCTTCAAGACTTCCAGAGAGAGTATGACTACCGTGCAAAGCCATTACCCGGAGAGACTTTCAGCTGCATTTATGTTCAATCCGCCCAAAATATTTGAGGCCTCTTTTAAG GTTCTCAAAGTATTGATTGACCCGAAATCAGCCCAGAAACTCAACTTTGTGTACAAGGAGAACGaggagagcatgaagacaatgtacAACCACATTGATCCAGAAGTCCTTCCTGTAGAGTTTGGAGGGAAGAACAATGTTGTCTACAACCATGAGGATTACTCTAAGTTGATGACAAAGGATGACATCAAAACAGCAAGCTTTTGGGGGGCAGACAGTAACCATGCCACGAACGGGCACTCGGTTCCTGCGGTTAAATCGCAGTCATCACTAACTGTTGCTAAAGCAAGTTGA
- the LOC119294888 gene encoding phosphatidylinositol transfer protein PDR17-like isoform X2, whose product MFWRKQASHFDLDDVEQRQAKIKELRAALGPLSTRGEKYCSEACLPDVSVEAETGKMYRAPFTDREGRTVIVMRPAKQNTSSHEGQLQYLTYTLENAVLNLPQGQDKMVWLIDFTGWTLAHRSPFKTSRESMTTVQSHYPERLSAAFMFNPPKIFEASFKVLKVLIDPKSAQKLNFVYKENEESMKTMYNHIDPEVLPVEFGGKNNVVYNHEDYSKLMTKDDIKTASFWGADSNHATNGHSVPAVKSQSSLTVAKAS is encoded by the exons ATGTTTTGGAGAAAGCAAGCTTCTCATTTTGATTTAGATGATGTTGAGCAAAGACAAGCAAAG ATCAAGGAACTGAGAGCTGCACTTGGGCCTTTGTCCACCCGTGGAGAGAAATATTGCAGTGAAGCATGCTTG CCGGATGTTTCTGTTGAAGCAGAAACAGGTAAAATGTACAGGGCACCTTTTACAGACAGAGAGGGGAGAACCGTGATTGTAATGAGACCTGCAAAGCAG AATACATCATCTCACGAAGGGCAGTTGCAGTATCTTACATATACCTTGGAGAATGCAGTCCTCAACCTGCCTCAAGGTCAAGACAAAATGGTGTGGTTGATAGACTTCACAGGATGGACACTGGCCCATAGAAGTCCCTTCAAGACTTCCAGAGAGAGTATGACTACCGTGCAAAGCCATTACCCGGAGAGACTTTCAGCTGCATTTATGTTCAATCCGCCCAAAATATTTGAGGCCTCTTTTAAG GTTCTCAAAGTATTGATTGACCCGAAATCAGCCCAGAAACTCAACTTTGTGTACAAGGAGAACGaggagagcatgaagacaatgtacAACCACATTGATCCAGAAGTCCTTCCTGTAGAGTTTGGAGGGAAGAACAATGTTGTCTACAACCATGAGGATTACTCTAAGTTGATGACAAAGGATGACATCAAAACAGCAAGCTTTTGGGGGGCAGACAGTAACCATGCCACGAACGGGCACTCGGTTCCTGCGGTTAAATCGCAGTCATCACTAACTGTTGCTAAAGCAAGTTGA